A region of bacterium DNA encodes the following proteins:
- a CDS encoding ABC transporter permease, with product MRIWESLRAGLKSLLEHKLRAALTILGIVFAVATCLAVGAILNGAKVENLKILTEIGGYLNISVSLLPREEYKREDPREWPRVLDYFDYRLFCEEDSLFEGISPVVRLFLPVKYRDKVHTYPLYGVVPDFQKVEDHWVEEGRFITHSDLESCRKVCVLGQKIKAELFAGENPQIVEIEDEAYVVVGVMQNKEMVFGDQNILDWKNKIIFIPLTTAQKRLTGKDELSYLHLQAKSMAVVDQAAKRAREILRKTHLRADKFDITTAKGILDRIEKSMKLWTIVLGSLVSISFVVGGIGITNIMLTSVMERTSEIGIRRAVGARKVDIFLQFLTEAFLLGFIGGEIGLGIGASIIQTVNFFLKRSELSNTMVIFTAGMAMFSLSFCLLVGLLSGLYPAIKAARLTPMETIRYE from the coding sequence ATGAGGATATGGGAAAGCCTGAGAGCGGGACTAAAGAGTTTATTAGAACACAAGTTGCGGGCAGCGTTAACGATATTGGGGATTGTCTTTGCTGTAGCCACCTGTCTGGCAGTGGGAGCTATCTTAAATGGGGCCAAAGTTGAAAATTTGAAGATATTAACCGAGATTGGGGGGTACCTTAATATCTCGGTTTCACTACTTCCCAGGGAAGAATATAAGAGGGAAGACCCAAGAGAATGGCCACGGGTGTTGGATTACTTTGACTATCGGTTATTTTGTGAGGAGGACTCCTTGTTTGAAGGGATTTCTCCTGTAGTCCGTCTTTTTTTACCGGTTAAATATAGAGATAAGGTGCACACTTATCCCCTTTACGGAGTGGTTCCTGATTTTCAAAAGGTAGAAGATCATTGGGTAGAAGAAGGTCGATTTATAACTCACAGCGATCTTGAGAGTTGCAGAAAGGTATGTGTGTTGGGGCAAAAGATCAAGGCGGAACTGTTTGCCGGCGAGAATCCCCAAATAGTAGAGATCGAGGATGAGGCTTATGTAGTCGTAGGGGTTATGCAAAACAAAGAAATGGTCTTTGGCGATCAGAATATACTTGATTGGAAAAACAAAATCATCTTCATTCCTCTGACCACTGCCCAGAAACGCTTAACCGGCAAAGATGAATTAAGCTACCTCCATCTTCAGGCAAAGAGTATGGCCGTTGTTGACCAGGCGGCCAAGAGGGCCAGAGAGATTCTGAGAAAAACGCATCTCAGGGCTGACAAGTTTGATATTACCACGGCTAAGGGTATCTTAGACCGAATAGAAAAGAGCATGAAATTGTGGACAATAGTTCTGGGAAGTTTGGTTAGCATCTCCTTTGTGGTTGGGGGGATTGGAATTACCAATATTATGCTGACCTCGGTTATGGAGCGGACATCTGAAATAGGGATAAGGCGGGCAGTAGGGGCCAGGAAAGTGGATATATTCCTCCAATTTCTGACCGAGGCTTTTTTACTGGGATTTATCGGGGGAGAAATCGGGCTCGGGATAGGTGCCTCTATTATTCAGACAGTAAACTTCTTCCTGAAAAGATCAGAATTAAGCAATACAATGGTCATTTTTACGGCGGGTATGGCAATGTTCTCCCTTTCCTTTTGTCTATTGGTGGGATTGCTCTCCGGCCTATATCCGGCTATTAAGGCCGCTCGCTTGACCCCAATGGAGACAATAAGATATGAATAG
- a CDS encoding cysteine peptidase family C39 domain-containing protein codes for MLKILTLGLIVIIVGAGATFGIRAYIELSDPIIVEGIKGRLLKPPPLTVYGGVILRKDLAFLQKTNYTCGPATLALACKAMGVKASEEEIAFLSSCNKEGTSMLNLSKAAREKGLVAQGLFLTLDDFRKMIGRRILIAFIEKSHFGLVIGHGSDDGILIIDPNYGVVLLKENRFRRIWDGYVLSLGKRKEGNDN; via the coding sequence TTGCTCAAAATATTAACCCTTGGGTTGATTGTTATAATCGTGGGCGCAGGAGCTACCTTTGGTATAAGAGCTTATATTGAACTATCAGATCCGATTATTGTAGAAGGAATAAAGGGACGACTTCTTAAACCGCCGCCACTTACTGTCTATGGTGGAGTCATACTCAGAAAGGATCTCGCTTTCCTTCAAAAGACTAACTACACCTGTGGTCCGGCTACATTGGCTCTTGCTTGTAAGGCAATGGGGGTGAAAGCCTCGGAAGAAGAGATAGCTTTTTTATCTTCTTGTAACAAAGAAGGGACATCGATGCTGAATCTATCCAAGGCAGCTCGTGAAAAAGGATTAGTGGCTCAAGGGTTATTCTTGACCCTGGATGATTTCAGAAAAATGATCGGAAGACGTATATTGATCGCATTTATTGAGAAAAGTCATTTTGGACTCGTAATTGGCCACGGAAGTGATGATGGAATCCTTATTATCGATCCCAATTATGGAGTGGTGCTGTTGAAAGAAAACCGCTTTAGAAGAATATGGGATGGTTATGTTTTAAGCCTTGGGAAAAGGAAGGAGGGTAATGATAATTAA